The proteins below come from a single Serratia ficaria genomic window:
- a CDS encoding DUF927 domain-containing protein, with amino-acid sequence MRNAPNVKHIPVDTFTEAVIFAGSDAWIHAKHWQAGNPARDTTPPVVLSDKELSSLGAIRIVDEGRRFVRVYRAGRLSELQVTAIATRLALAGVTQAHLYSESYELLEDWTNQLPRLKAEAERGEGVAVQLKVIHGGNDAQPDEDPLKPRVISREGGVFYVTSKVDNDSGKTTSNERWLCSPLGVVGIGRDDKDQYMILRWLAQGSETETTQAIPLADIGEREGWRALKAGGVNVVTTGSLRAILADWLQRSGSREVWRVAHATGWQCGAYIMPDGEIIGAPTMPVLFNGRSSAAAGYTIKGSADSWRDNVARLAFGNYSMMTGIAASLAAPLIGLSGTDGFGIHFYEQSSAGKTTTANVASSLYGNPDLLRLTWYGTALGLANEAAAHNDALMPLDEVGQGADPAGVAQSAYALFNGVGKLQGAKEGGNRDLKRWRTVAISTGEMDMETFIASAGRRIKAGQLVRLLNIPLSKTVRFHEFHTGKQHADALKDAYQSHYGAAGREWIKYLANHQQEAVEAVRAAEERWRSLVPSDYGEQVHRVAARFAILEAALSFGRVITGWDDKTCQDAIQYSFNAWVKEFGTGNKEHQQIVDQAEAFLNSFGMSRFAPLPYDPQSLMIRDMAGYRERGKHDTDKMVFHTFKSAFEKEIAAGFNAKHFAKVLLESGMLTPPSSGRGYQRKSPRVNGQQVNVYVLHYMPEEKQPEE; translated from the coding sequence ATGAGAAATGCTCCGAACGTCAAGCATATCCCAGTTGATACCTTCACTGAGGCGGTCATATTTGCAGGCTCAGATGCGTGGATCCATGCCAAGCATTGGCAGGCGGGGAATCCAGCTCGTGATACTACTCCTCCTGTTGTTCTGTCTGATAAGGAGCTTTCTTCCCTCGGAGCTATCCGTATCGTTGATGAGGGGCGTCGCTTTGTGCGTGTCTATCGTGCAGGGAGGCTAAGTGAGCTGCAGGTTACAGCCATTGCGACACGTTTGGCATTAGCCGGGGTGACTCAGGCGCATCTCTACTCCGAAAGCTACGAACTACTGGAGGATTGGACGAATCAACTTCCTCGACTTAAGGCGGAGGCTGAGCGTGGAGAAGGGGTCGCCGTACAGCTAAAAGTGATTCACGGAGGTAACGATGCTCAACCGGATGAGGACCCGTTAAAACCACGCGTAATCAGCCGAGAGGGTGGCGTGTTCTACGTCACCTCAAAGGTAGACAACGACAGCGGCAAAACCACCAGTAACGAACGCTGGTTATGCTCGCCATTGGGTGTGGTTGGTATTGGTCGTGATGATAAAGACCAATACATGATCCTCCGCTGGCTGGCTCAGGGTTCTGAGACTGAAACGACCCAAGCTATTCCACTGGCTGATATTGGTGAGCGTGAGGGTTGGAGAGCTCTCAAGGCTGGTGGCGTGAACGTCGTTACTACGGGTTCACTACGCGCCATCCTGGCTGACTGGCTACAGCGTAGTGGCTCTCGGGAGGTTTGGCGTGTAGCGCATGCGACTGGCTGGCAGTGCGGGGCATACATCATGCCGGATGGCGAAATCATCGGCGCACCGACAATGCCAGTGTTATTCAATGGCCGAAGTTCAGCCGCTGCAGGTTATACCATCAAAGGTTCCGCAGATAGCTGGCGTGATAACGTGGCTCGCCTGGCTTTTGGCAATTACTCCATGATGACGGGTATCGCAGCCTCACTGGCCGCTCCGCTAATTGGCTTGTCTGGTACCGATGGGTTTGGCATCCATTTCTACGAGCAGTCTAGTGCCGGTAAAACCACTACCGCCAACGTAGCTAGTAGCCTCTACGGTAATCCGGATTTACTACGCCTGACTTGGTACGGAACTGCTCTCGGCTTAGCCAATGAGGCTGCAGCCCACAATGATGCGTTGATGCCACTGGATGAGGTCGGACAGGGCGCAGATCCTGCAGGTGTGGCTCAGTCCGCCTATGCCCTGTTTAACGGTGTAGGGAAGCTCCAGGGAGCCAAAGAAGGCGGTAACCGCGATTTGAAGCGCTGGCGTACGGTGGCGATCAGCACTGGTGAAATGGATATGGAAACTTTCATTGCGTCTGCAGGAAGACGTATCAAAGCTGGCCAGTTGGTGCGCTTGCTGAATATTCCACTAAGCAAGACTGTACGCTTTCATGAATTCCACACCGGGAAGCAACATGCTGATGCTCTCAAAGATGCCTACCAGAGCCACTACGGAGCTGCTGGGCGAGAATGGATTAAATATTTGGCCAACCACCAGCAGGAAGCGGTCGAGGCTGTAAGGGCTGCTGAGGAGCGCTGGAGGTCATTAGTCCCTAGTGACTATGGTGAACAGGTTCATCGTGTAGCAGCGAGGTTCGCCATTCTTGAAGCGGCTTTGAGCTTTGGGCGCGTCATCACTGGATGGGATGATAAGACTTGCCAGGACGCTATCCAGTACAGCTTTAATGCCTGGGTGAAGGAGTTCGGCACGGGTAACAAGGAGCATCAACAAATCGTTGATCAGGCGGAGGCGTTCTTGAACTCCTTTGGCATGAGTCGGTTTGCACCGTTACCCTATGATCCGCAAAGTCTGATGATTCGCGATATGGCTGGCTACAGAGAGCGTGGCAAGCACGATACAGACAAGATGGTGTTCCATACCTTCAAATCTGCGTTTGAAAAAGAGATTGCAGCCGGGTTCAATGCGAAGCACTTTGCCAAGGTTTTACTGGAGTCCGGCATGCTCACACCGCCAAGCAGTGGCCGTGGTTACCAGAGGAAGTCTCCAAGAGTGAATGGCCAACAGGTTAACGTCTATGTCCTGCACTACATGCCCGAGGAGAAACAACCAGAAGAGTAA